Proteins from a single region of Electrophorus electricus isolate fEleEle1 chromosome 5, fEleEle1.pri, whole genome shotgun sequence:
- the ago1 gene encoding protein argonaute-1: protein MEPGPSGAVPMGPYPPPLQQVFQAPRRPGMGTVGKPIKLLANYFEVEIPKMDVYHYEVDIKPDKCPRRVNREVVEYMVQHFKPQLFGDRKPVYDGKKNIYTVLALPIGSEKVDFEVTIPGEGKDRIFKVSIRWLAKVSWRLLQETLVSGRLQVPLDSVQALDVAMRHLASMRYTPVGRSFFSPPEGYYHPLGGGREVWFGFHQSVRPAMWKMMLNIDVSATAFYKAQPVIEFMCEVLDIRNIDEQPKTLTDSQRVRFTKEIKGLKVEVTHCGQMKRKYRVCNVTRRPASHQTFPLQLESGQTVECTVAQYFKQKYSLQLKYPHLPCLQVGQEQKHTYLPLEVCNIVAGQRCIKKLTDNQTSTMIKATARSAPDRQEEISRLMKNANFNLDPYIQEFGIKVRDDMAEVTGRVLPAPILQYGGRNRAIATPNQGVWDMRGKQFYNGIEIKVWAIACFAPQKQCREEVLKNFTDQLRKISKDAGMPIQGQPCFCKYAQGADSVEPMFRHLKNTYSGLQLIIVILPGKTPVYAEVKRVGDTLLGMATQCVQVKNVVKTSPQTLSNLCLKINVKLGGINNILVPHQRSAVFQQPVIFLGADVTHPPAGDGKKPSITAVVGSMDAHPSRYCATVRVQRPRQEIIEDLSYMVRELLIQFYKSTRFKPTRIIFYRDGVPEGQLPQILHYELLAIRDACIKLEKDYQPGITYIVVQKRHHTRLFCADKSERIGKSGNIPAGTTVDTSITHPFEFDFYLCSHAGIQGTSRPSHYYVLWDDNRFTADELQILTYQLCHTYVRCTRSVSIPAPAYYARLVAFRARYHLVDKEHDSGEGSHVSGQSNGRDPQALAKAVQIHHDTLRTMYFA, encoded by the exons ATGGAGCCGGGACCGTCTGGCGCTG tgcCCATGGGGCCATACCCCCCACCTCTGCAGCAGGTGTTCCAGGCCCCCCGGAGGCCTGGCATGGGCACCGTGGGGAAGCCCATCAAGCTACTGGCCAACTACTTTGAGGTGGAGATCCCCAAGATGGACGTCTACCACTACGAGGTCGACATCAAGCCCGACAAGTGTCCTCGTCGAGTCAACAG GGAGGTGGTGGAATACATGGTGCAGCATTTCAAACCGCAGCTCTTTGGCGACCGCAAGCCGGTGTACGATGGCAAGAAGAACATCTACACGGTCCTTGCCCTCCCTATAGGGAGCGAGAAG GTGGACTTTGAGGTGACCATCCCAGGGGAGGGTAAGGACCGCATCTTTAAGGTGTCCATTCGCTGGCTGGCCAAGGTGTCGTGGCGGCTGCTTCAGGAAACGCTGGTGAGCGGCCGTCTCCAGGTCCCGCTGGATTCTGTCCAGGCTCTGGACGTGGCCATGAGACACCTGGCTTCCATGAG GTACACCCCAGTGGGTCGGTCCTTCTTCTCGCCACCTGAAGGGTACTACCATCCtctgggaggagggagggaggtgtggttCGGCTTCCACCAGTCTGTTCGGCCCGCCATGTGGAAGATGATGCTCAACATAGATG tGTCGGCGACGGCCTTCTACAAAGCCCAGCCCGTCATCGAGTTCATGTGTGAGGTCCTGGACATCCGCAACATTGACGAACAACCCAAAACCTTAACGGATTCTCAAAGGGTTCGCTTCACCAAGGAGATCAAAG ggctaAAGGTAGAGGTGACGCACTGTGGTCAGATGAAGCGGAAGTATCGGGTGTGCAACGTCACGCGTCGCCCAGCCAGTCACCAAAC GTTCCCCTTACAGCTGGAGAGCGGGCAGACGGTGGAGTGCACGGTAGCGCAGTACTTCAAACAGAAGTACAGCCTGCAGCTCAAGTACCCTCACCTGCCCTGCCTGCAGGTGGGGCAGGAGCAGAAACACACCTACCTGCCCCTGGAG GTGTGTAATATAGTAGCGGGGCAGAGGTGCATCAAGAAACTGACGGATAATCAGACGTCCACCATGATCAAAGCCACGGCGCGCTCAGCcccagacagacaggaggagatCAGCAGACTG atgaAGAACGCCAATTTCAATCTGGACCCTTACATCCAAGAGTTCGGGATCAAGGTGCGGGATGACATGGCCGAAGTGACCGGCAGAGTGCTCCCAGCCCCCATCCTGCAGTACGGTGGCAGG AACCGGGCCATAGCCACGCCCAACCAGGGCGTGTGGGACATGCGGGGGAAGCAATTCTACAACGGCATCGAGATCAAGGTGTGGGCCATCGCCTGCTTCGCCCCACAGAAGCAGTGCCGTGAGGAGGTGCTCAA AAACTTCACGGACCAGCTGCGGAAGATCTCCAAGGACGCGGGGATGCCCATCCAGGGTCAGCCGTGTTTCTGCAAGTACGCGCAGGGAGCAGACAGCGTGGAGCCCATGTTCAGACATCTGAAGAACACCTACTCCGGCCTGCAGCTCATCATCGTCATCCTGCCGGGGAAGACGCCCGTCTATG CGGAGGTGAAGCGTGTAGGAGACACACTCCTAGGAATGGCCACTCAGTGTGTACAGGTGAAGAACGTGGTGAAAACGTCACCACAGACTCTCTCCAACCTCTGCCTCAAGATCAACGTCAAACTCGGCGGCATCAACAACATCCTGGTCCCACACCAGCG GTCTGCAGTGTTTCAGCAGCCTGTCATCTTCCTTGGAGCGGATGTCACACATCCACCAGCAGGGGATGGAAAAAAGCCCTCTATTACTGCA GTGGTAGGTAGTATGGATGCCCACCCCAGCCGGTACTGTGCCACGGTTCGGGTGCAGAGGCCCCGACAGGAGATCATTGAAGACCTGTCATACATGGTGCGGGAGCTCCTCATCCAGTTCTACAAGTCCACACGCTTCAAGCCCACCAGGATCATCTTCTACAGGGACGGTGTACCTGAAGGCCAGCTACCGCAG ATATTGCACTACGAACTGCTGGCCATCAGGGATGCCTGCATAAAGCTGGAGAAGGACTACCAGCCCGGCATCACCTACATCGTGGTGCAGAAGCGCCACCACACCCGCCTCTTTTGCGCCGACAAGTCGGAACGG ATTGGGAAAAGTGGCAACATTCCAGCAGGAACCACAGTCGACACCAGCATCACGCACCCTTTTGAGTTTGACTTCTATCTGTGCAGTCATGCAGGGATTCAG GGCACCAGCCGCCCCTCGCACTACTACGTGCTGTGGGACGACAATCGCTTCACTGCCGACGAGCTCCAGATCCTCACCTACCAGCTGTGCCACACCTACGTGCGCTGCACACGCTCCGTCTCCATCCCTGCACCTGCCTACTATGCCCGCCTGGTGGCCTTCCGTGCCCGCTACCACCTGGTGGACAAGGAGCACGACAG CGGGGAGGGCAGCCACGTGTCCGGTCAGAGTAACGGTCGAGACCCTCAGGCTCTGGCGAAAGCTGTGCAGATTCATCACGACACCCTGAGGACCATGTATTTCGCCTGA